A portion of the Sabethes cyaneus chromosome 3, idSabCyanKW18_F2, whole genome shotgun sequence genome contains these proteins:
- the LOC128741832 gene encoding CTP synthase-like has translation MKYIIVTGGVISGIGKGVVASSLGTLLHSCGIGVTSIKIDPYLNMDAGTFSPYEHGEVYVLDDGGEVDLDLGNYERFLDITLHRDNNITTGKIYKKVIDRERVGDYLGKTVQVVPHITNEIQEWLEKVATTPVKGNITPEVCIVELGGTIGDIESMPFVEALRQFQFRVKRENFCLAHVSLVPSPPATGEPKTKPTQASVRELRGLGLSPDLIVCRSEHPIGNEIKEKISNFCHVAPEQVIGIHDMSSIYHVPLLMEDAGVIDMLNDRLKLNLTSTRPVQFMQNWRDLTERIDNVHKKVTIAVVGKYTKLQDSYASLSKSLLHASLALGYKVIIKYIEACDLERETKQTQPQSYYEAWQALTDSQGVIVPGGFGTRGVEGKIRACQWSRENKKPFLGICLGLQAAVIEFARNILQIENATTAEIEPKCEHPLVIEMPEHHPGQLGGTMRLGKRTTIFKKDKSIMRQLYGNVDQIQERHRHRYEINPKYVAQLEEKGMQFVGHDSEKTRMEIIELKDHPYYVATQFHPEYLSRPLKPSPPFLGLILASVGKLDSHLQQGNKLASPSDVASENSA, from the exons ATGAAGTACATCATAGTAACTGGTGGCGTCATAAGTGGCATCGGCAAGGGTGTCGTTGCCAGCTCCCTCGGAACGTTGCTCCATTCGTGCGGAATCGGAGTCACCTCCATTAAGATCGATCCGTACTTGAACATGGATGCAGGAACATTCTCTCCTTATGAACACG GCGAGGTATACGTTCTGGACGATGGCGGAGAGGTGGATCTTGATTTAGGAAATTACGAACGTTTTCTAGATATCACACTACATCGTGATAATAACATTACTACgggtaaaatttataaaaaagtgaTTGATCGAGAACGAGTAGGAGATTACTTGGGGAAAACAGTTCAGG TGGTTCCTCACATTACGAACGAAATTCAGGAATGGCTGGAAAAGGTGGCCACAACACCAGTCAAAGGTAACATTACACCAGAAGTGTGTATCGTGGAACTTGGTGGAACGATCGGTGACATAGAGAGTATGCCATTTGTCGAAGCACTCCGCCAGTTCCAGTTTCGAGTGAAACGAGAGAATTTCTGTCTTGCACACGTTTCGTTGGTTCCATCACCTCCCGCTACCGGTGAACCAAAAACCAAACCAACGCAGGCTAGTGTCCGAGAACTTCGTGGACTGGGACTTAGTCCAGATTTGATTGTTTGTCGATCGGAGCATCCGATTGGGAATGAGATTAAGGAAAAAATTAGTAACTTTTGTCATGTGGCTCCAGAGCAAGTAATTGGTATACACGACATGTCTTCTATTTATCATGTTCCATTACTGATGGAAGACGCGGGTGTGATTGACATGCTAAATGACAGACTGAAACTGAATCTGACTTCAACACGACCAGTTCAATTCATGCAGAATTGGCGAGATCTAACGGAACGCATTGATAATGTGCACAAAAAGGTTACTATTGCTGTAGTAGGAAAATACACTAAACTGCAGGATTCCTACGCATCGCTGTCCAAATCACTGTTACACGCATCATTAGCCTTAGGATATAAAGTTATTATCAAATATATTGAAGCCTGTGATTTGGAACGAGAGACCAAACAGACCCAGCCCCAGTCGTACTACGAAGCTTGGCAAGCTCTCACAGACAGCCA GGGCGTCATTGTTCCAGGAGGATTTGGTACGCGTGGTGTGGAAGGAAAAATCCGTGCATGCCAGTGGAGCCGGGAAAACAAAAAACCTTTCCTTGGCATTTGTCTCGGTCTACAGGCTGCCGTTATCGAGTTCGCTAGAAATATTCTGCAGATAGAG AACGCAACTACAGCAGAAATTGAGCCAAAATGTGAGCATCCGTTGGTCATAGAAATGCCCGAACATCACCCAGGGCAACTGGGTGGCACAATGCGTTTGGGAAAGAGAACAACTATcttcaaaaaagacaaaagcaTTATGA GACAATTATACGGCAACGTAGATCAAATCCAGGAACGGCATCGTCATCGGTACGAAATCAATCCGAAGTACGTCGCTCAGTTGGAAGAGAAGGGCATGCAATTCGTCGGCCATGATTCAGAGAAAACCAGAATGGAAATCATTGAATTGAAAGACCATCCATATTACGTCGCCACACAATTCCACCCGGAGTACCTTTCACGGCCACTCAAGCCTTCCCCTCCCTTCCTGGGGCTGATATTGGCTTCGGTGGGCAAGCTAGATTCCCACCTGCAGCAGGGAAATAAGCTAGCGTCGCCATCTGACGTTGCAAGTGAAAATTCGGCTTAG